In one Molothrus ater isolate BHLD 08-10-18 breed brown headed cowbird chromosome 6, BPBGC_Mater_1.1, whole genome shotgun sequence genomic region, the following are encoded:
- the IMMP1L gene encoding mitochondrial inner membrane protease subunit 1 produces MLRNALGKTFRFLGYTVQYGCIAHCAFEYLGGIVVCSGPSMEPTIQNSDVVFSENLSRHFYCIRKGDIVIVKSPNDPKSNICKRVIGLEGDKVCTSNPSDFLKSHSYVPKGHVWLEGDNLRNSTDSRCYGPVPYGLIRGRICLKIWPLNDFGFLRASPNGHRFFDD; encoded by the exons ATGCTTCGCAATGCCCTAGGAAAAACCTTCCGTTTTCTGGGCTACACGGTGCAATATGGCTGCATAGCACACTGTGCCTTCGAGTACCTTGGAGGAATTGTTGTG tgCTCTGGACCTTCCATGGAACCAACCATTCAGAACTCTGATGTTGTCTTTTCGGAGAACCTCAGCCGCCACTTTTACTGCATCCGAAA AGGAGATATTGTAATTGTGAAAAGCCCAAATGACCCCAAATCAAATATCTGTAAAAGAGTAATTGGCTTGGAAGGGGATAAAGTCTGCACAAGCAACCCTTCAGATTTCCTTAAGAGTCACAGCTAT GTGCCTAAAGGACATGTCTGGTTAGAAGGTGATAATCTCAGGAATTCTACAGATTCCAGGTGCTATGGACCTGTTCCTTATGGGCTGATAAGAGGACGCATTTGTCTTAAG ATATGGCCTCTGAACGACTTTGGATTTCTACGTGCAAGCCCCAACGGCCACAGATTTTTTGATGATTAA